A region of Fibrobacter sp. DNA encodes the following proteins:
- a CDS encoding 3'-5' exonuclease, whose amino-acid sequence MIMMPPKFVAFDLETTGLNNQKDEIIEIGAVKFSVTTEKGVVVPKLEKEFQTFVKPNMMIPAEASSVNHIYDKDVENAPSAGDAIKAFTAFCGQSSILIAHNANFDASFLRAAYQKNPQIIPGNPIVDSLAIAKSILPEASSHKLGILAKMFERRGEIGMKIETEKAHRAVYDCEMLMEVFVALLRRRFKEKDWEMATIMKNLEKYKGTAQFLNK is encoded by the coding sequence ATGATTATGATGCCGCCGAAATTCGTGGCTTTCGACTTGGAAACCACAGGCCTTAACAACCAGAAAGATGAAATCATTGAAATTGGTGCTGTAAAATTTTCCGTCACTACCGAAAAGGGCGTTGTGGTTCCCAAGCTGGAAAAGGAATTCCAGACCTTCGTCAAGCCCAACATGATGATCCCGGCAGAAGCCTCCAGCGTGAACCACATCTACGACAAGGACGTGGAAAACGCCCCCTCCGCAGGCGACGCCATCAAGGCATTCACTGCATTCTGCGGACAGTCCTCCATCCTGATTGCTCATAACGCAAACTTCGACGCCAGCTTCCTCCGCGCCGCCTACCAGAAGAACCCCCAGATCATTCCGGGCAACCCCATTGTCGACAGCTTGGCCATCGCAAAGTCCATTCTTCCCGAAGCTAGCTCCCACAAGCTGGGCATTTTGGCTAAGATGTTTGAACGTCGTGGCGAAATCGGCATGAAGATCGAAACTGAAAAGGCTCACCGCGCCGTTTACGACTGCGAAATGCTTATGGAAGTGTTCGTTGCCCTCCTCCGCCGCCGCTTCAAGGAAAAGGACTGGGAAATGGCAACCATCATGAAGAACCTTGAAAAGTACAAGGGCACTGCCCAGTTCTTAAACAAGTAG
- the rpmB gene encoding 50S ribosomal protein L28, translating into MSRICEVTGKAGLVGNMVSHSNRKKLMKQLPNLQKKRFYIPEEDRWVTLRISNAGLRTINKRGIQAVAKELGI; encoded by the coding sequence ATGAGCCGCATTTGTGAAGTTACCGGCAAAGCCGGTCTCGTGGGCAACATGGTTTCCCACTCTAACCGCAAGAAGTTGATGAAGCAGCTGCCGAACCTTCAGAAGAAGCGCTTCTACATTCCTGAAGAAGATCGTTGGGTTACCCTTCGCATCTCCAACGCTGGTCTCCGCACCATCAATAAGCGCGGTATCCAGGCTGTTGCTAAGGAACTCGGAATCTAA
- the ispH gene encoding 4-hydroxy-3-methylbut-2-enyl diphosphate reductase, which produces MKKVILATPRGFCAGVDRAIHVVEKAIEKFGTPIYVRHEIVHNKFVVETLKNKGVIFVDHLCEVPSGSVVIFSAHGVAERIYKEAEERGLQVLDATCPLVLKVHYSATRHYNAGRHIIMIGHAGHAEVEGTLGQLPEGAISLVRYEADVATVQVPADKELAYITQTTLSVAETREIIRALKERFPNIIGPDAGDLCYATGNRQSAVLDLCSKVDMLLVVGAKNSSNSSRLMELGLEQGIPSHLIDTVNDLQPEWFEGHEVVGISSGASAPEVLVQEVVDWIKAKFEGVEIENFVKLVESTKFSVPKALQD; this is translated from the coding sequence ATGAAAAAAGTGATTCTTGCGACCCCCCGCGGTTTTTGCGCTGGCGTAGACCGTGCAATCCACGTCGTTGAAAAGGCTATCGAAAAGTTTGGAACCCCGATTTACGTGCGTCACGAAATTGTCCACAACAAGTTCGTGGTGGAAACCCTGAAGAACAAGGGCGTTATCTTCGTGGATCATTTGTGCGAAGTTCCCTCTGGTTCCGTGGTGATTTTCTCTGCCCATGGTGTGGCAGAACGCATTTACAAGGAAGCCGAGGAACGCGGACTTCAGGTGCTGGACGCCACTTGTCCTCTGGTGCTCAAGGTCCATTACAGTGCAACCCGTCATTACAACGCCGGCCGCCATATCATCATGATTGGCCATGCTGGCCACGCCGAAGTGGAAGGTACCCTGGGACAGCTGCCGGAAGGCGCCATCTCCCTGGTCCGCTACGAAGCTGACGTTGCCACGGTTCAGGTTCCCGCAGACAAGGAGCTGGCCTACATTACCCAGACCACCTTGTCCGTTGCAGAAACTCGTGAAATTATCAGGGCTTTGAAGGAGCGCTTCCCCAATATCATCGGTCCCGATGCCGGCGACCTTTGCTATGCTACCGGAAACCGCCAGTCCGCCGTGCTGGACCTCTGCTCCAAGGTGGACATGCTTCTGGTGGTGGGTGCCAAGAATTCCTCCAATTCCAGCCGTCTGATGGAATTGGGCCTTGAACAGGGTATCCCCAGCCACTTGATCGATACGGTCAACGATCTCCAGCCGGAATGGTTCGAAGGTCACGAAGTGGTGGGTATTTCCAGCGGTGCAAGTGCTCCTGAAGTGCTGGTTCAGGAGGTTGTAGACTGGATAAAAGCGAAATTTGAGGGGGTAGAAATCGAGAATTTCGTAAAATTAGTGGAATCTACCAAGTTTAGCGTGCCAAAGGCGCTACAAGATTAA